One part of the Mya arenaria isolate MELC-2E11 chromosome 3, ASM2691426v1 genome encodes these proteins:
- the LOC128227424 gene encoding protein WWC2-like isoform X3 — MPRRKNGEIPLPDGWEEGRDFDGKVFFVNHNTQQTTWIDPRDRYTKPQTFSDCVGDELPYGWEEVYDQQIGVYYVDHINKTNQLEDPRQQWRSEQDAMLKEYLGTANDDLEAKKEICTVKEQRLQLAQDEYQHLHDTLTGWKSSRTSLNSNSSVGSTKYDPDLLKADVMLARKRVDRLRHELAQIQAEMQYKQKGYDTLVRVDEKLSQPGAGYSAEEARRIIEEMKSIQVCLHSGERERLELMQSLARLKEDFMHGKVGGSSPDVSTLCIPQEKSTTASQTDLRGGEFGMKSSRYLAEVTRLRLQYDEEKHRLSHLKHMLADLEDDMIPGQNESDKDRLLLVQEKEQLLRELRGINPRGRSQEEIDATHQHIHQLSLDLSHAKEISSKQIAERLKKQEKKTEILKELAETTKKTTMLESQLKSMSMSTLSISSGSSLGSVGSLGSLSESSRGSLNSLGLPDYPSYSSSGSSLQDLHRRVEKLLQGHSSSISPIHESPVTVSPDVMAAATGGYLESVLGSSNQDIPSAMGLNMHGYGVHGMHGGSMMNMGSAVPLYSTNVPNHSANVLNYGGLMPSSMGNLPVSNYSSVHLGSGHGLSGSTGHLPLVSLASASSHSSLTSVSPPTSPYDVGPPPTYGQHMNSGVPNVTKPPPPYVPQGRTAPPPPSISPGYVNNPAVSLPPYVPQVSSNQSKMASDAAALGAATSITAHTQSKSDSCQTSGGVLTSNFVLPSHQSLDVNSDSMYSNIVKRKAYSDGAEIGSNPPLSPISETSSGVCNILSCGNTRSVSAAVSDESVAGDSGVFDAVVKRDMLDEVLEMGLESAQIQIKLKYETVDGRLIVGLEQARNLSALQFPDRSKVCIKAALLPSPDHSWVTESKSDVKNPRFSDMFQMVINRNILLTKTLQVMVMCLQEGKPDECFGCASVSMADFDPKDVISVRWYNVLSFKFMQPDTSTSAGGRRVVETERNGHDASRITYSMSETSSQSATSTLTIMSDKVTRLLEASSARLRRVQHSSEERDSGYHTHPMVSSLKEESSDESTVISSQTSTLTRNQGPDEMEEHGGGDAVTQIASLGVGMDGGLGDEEDDDIEDDDLEYEGLDTAEDVIQGLEQTLEGICISEGYTDQDDTLRTETADKETNTINVRNKGAEARQEGRNSNIRRSQTFSPACRPGGKHVVKLNRSDSDSSMPLYKRGPFQRNSVQRRSQRWKRFPSSIGVRGGKVVTRTSLDMELDLQASQTRLCHLQDENTRLRELKKKIEEAKSRGETELPAWLSDDEHFQSLLSEADKVTWQFFQEHIERQREELGSMTVQERRAEQLMKRVTRDVHRLKRNHPNALSTSFRLGQSRLRKAGVHYHSEHAGPRDSNR; from the exons GTACACCAAGCCTCAAACCTTCTCCGACTGTGTTGGAGATGAATTGCCATATGGATGGGAGGAGGTGTATGATCAACAGATTGGTGTCTACTATGTAGATCATATTAATA AAACAAACCAGCTTGAAGATCCCAGGCAGCAATGGAGGTCGGAACAAGATGCGATGTTAAAGGAGTACCTTGGCACTGCAAATGATGACCTTGAG GCCAAGAAAGAGATCTGCACAGTTAAGGAACAGAGGCTGCAGCTGGCCCAGGATGAGTACCAGCATCTCCATGACACGCTTACTGGCTGGAAGTCCTCCAGAACTAGTT TGAACTCCAACTCGAGTGTGGGCAGTACAAAGTATGACCCAGACCTGCTGAAGGCCGATGTAATGCTTGCGAGGAAGCGTGTGGACAGGCTCCGGCATGAACTCGCCCAGATACAGGCAGAGATGCAATACAAACAGAAGGGTTACGACACTCTTGTCAG GGTTGATGAGAAGTTGTCCCAGCCTGGAGCGGGCTACAGTGCAGAGGAGGCTCGGCGGATTATTGAAGAAATGAAGTCCATACAGGTCTGTCTGCATTCCGGGGAACGCGAGAGGCTTGAACTTATGCAG TCTCTGGCAAGGTTGAAGGAGGACTTCATGCATGGGAAGGTGGGTGGGTCCTCTCCCGATGTGTCCACTCTGTGTATTCCTCAGGAGAAGTCCACCACAGCCTCACAGACCGATCTGCGTGGTGGAGAG TTTGGTATGAAGAGCAGCCGATACCTGGCGGAAGTGACGAGACTTCGACTGCAGTATGATGAGGAGAAACACCGGTTGTCCCACCTAAAACACATGTTGGCTGACCTGGAGGATGATATGATCCCTGGACAGAATGAGTCAGACAAGGACAG GTTGTTGCTGGTTCAGGAGAAGGAGCAGTTGTTACGAGAGCTTAGGGGGATCAACCCCCGGGGCCGGAGCCAGGAGGAGATAGACGCCACCCACCAGCATATACATCAGCTCTCACTCGACCTCAGTCATGCCAAAGAGATCTCTAGCAAACAGATTGCCGAAAG GTTGAAGaaacaagaaaagaaaacagaaatattgAAGGAGCTTGCTGAAACAACTAAAAAAACAACGATGCTTGAATCTCAGCTCAAAAG TATGTCAATGAGCACCTTGTCAATTTCCTCAGGCTCCAGCCTTGGCAGTGTCGGGTCCCTGGGCTCTTTGTCAGAGAGCAGTCGGGGCTCCCTCAACTCCCTTGGGCTCCCAGACTACCCAAGCTACAGCTCCAGTGGGTCCAGTCTGCAGGATCTACACCGAAGAGTTGAGAAGCTCCTCCAGGGTCATAGCAGTAGCATATCACCTATACATGAGAGCCCGGTGACTGTAAGCCCAGATGTGATGGCTGCAGCAACCGGGGGCTATCTGGAGAGCGTGCTTGGCAGTAGTAATCAAGATATTCCTTCGGCGATGGGGTTAAACATGCATGGATATGGTGTACACGGAATGCATGGTGGTAGTATGATGAACATGGGCTCAGCAGTGCCTCTTTACAGTACAAATGTGCCAAACCACAGTGCAAATGTGCTAAACTATGGTGGTCTCATGCCATCTTCCATGGGTAATCTACCAGTGTCAAATTACTCCAGTGTGCATCTAGGCAGTGGCCATGGTCTGTCTGGAAGTACCGGACATTTACCTTTAGTGTCATTAGCCTCCGCTTCCTCTCATTCATCATTGACATCAGTGTCGCCACCCACCTCCCCATACGATGTTGGCCCTCCGCCCACATACGGTCAGCATATGAATAGCGGTGTGCCAAATGTCACCAAGCCCCCACCCCCCTACGTCCCTCAGGGACGAACTGCTCCCCCGCCCCCCTCCATCTCTCCAGGCTATGTAAATAATCCTGCAGTCTCATTACCCCCCTATGTACCTCAAGTCAGCAGCAACCAATCAAAAATGGCCTCTGATGCAGCAGCATTAGGTGCAGCTACGTCAATAACTGCGCATACTCAGTCAAAATCAGACTCTTGTCAAACAAGCGGTGgagtattgacttcaaactttgtATTACCGTCTCATCAGAGTTTAGATGTGAATAGTGACTCCATGTATAGCAATATTGTGAAAAGAAAAGCATACTCAGATGGGGCGGAGATTGGCTCAAACCCTCCCCTCAGCCCCATCAGTGAAACAAGTTCGGGCGTGTGTAACATCTTGTCATGTGGAAATACCCGGAGCGTGTCGGCGGCTGTCAGTGATGAGTCAGTAGCGGGAGACAGCGGAGTATTTGACGCTGTTGTGAAAAG GGACATGTTGGATGAGGTGTTAGAGATGGGCTTGGAGAGTGCTCAGATACAGATCAAACTCAA GTATGAGACTGTTGATGGTCGACTGATCGTTGGACTTGAGCAGGCCAGGAACCTCTCAGCCCTGCAGTTCCCAGACAGATCTAAAGT GTGCATCAAAGCTGCTTTACTCCCGAGCCCGGATCATTCATGGGTGACAGAGTCTAAGTCTGACGTGAAGAACCCGCGGTTCAGTGACATGTTCCAGATGGTAATCAACCGGAATATCCTCCTGACGAAGACACTGCAGGTGATGGTCATGTGTCTCCAGGAGGGAAAGCCGGATGAGTGCTTT GGTTGTGCGTCTGTCAGTATGGCAGACTTTGACCCCAAGGATGTGATATCTGTACGATGGTACAACGTGCTGAGCTTCAAGTTTATGCAGCCCGACACTAGCACGAGTGCAGGGGGTCGGAGAGTGGTCGAGACAGAGAGGAATGGGCATGATGCCTCCCGCATCACGTACAGCATGTCCGAGACCAGCAGTCAATCAGCAACTTCTACATTG ACGATAATGAGTGATAAAGTGACACGACTGCTTGAAGCATCGTCTGCTCGACTGAGGCGAGTTCAACACAGCTCTGAGGAAAGGGACAG TGGATACCACACGCATCCGATGGTTTCGAGTCTGAAGGAGGAGAGCAGTGATGAGTCTACCGTGATATCTTCCCAGACATCCACGCTCACCCGGAACCAGGGGCCTGACGAGATGGAGGAGCATGGGGGTGGGGACGCGGTCACCCAGATTGCTTCCCTTGGGGTAGGGATGGATGGTGGCCTCGGAGATGAGGAAGACGATGATATAGAAGACGATGATTTG GAGTATGAAGGTCTAGATACAGCGGAGGATGTGATACAGGGCCTGGAACAGACTCTGGAGGGTATATGTATCAGTGAGGGTTATACCGACCAGGACGACACACTCCGTACAGAGACCGCTGACAAAGAGACGAACACCATCAACGTGCGGAACAAAGGGGCGGAGGCGCGACAGGAGGGACGGAACAGTAACATTCGACGATCACAGACCTTCTCTCCAGCGTGTCGGCCAGGCGGGAAACATGTGGTCAAG TTGAACCGTAGTGACAGTGACAGTTCCATGCCTCTGTATAAGCGAGGGCCGTTCCAGAGGAACTCCGTACAGAGACGGAGTCAAAGGTGGAAGAGG TTCCCGAGCAGTATCGGAGTGCGGGGTGGTAAGGTTGTGACGCGGACCTCCCTCGACATGGAACTGGACCTGCAGGCATCCCAGACACGCCTCTGTCACCTGCAGGACGAGAACACGAGACTTCGAGAGCTCAAGAAGAAAATTGAGGAAGCAAAGTCAAGGG GTGAAACAGAGCTGCCCGCCTGGCTGTCCGATGACGAGCACTTCCAGAGTCTTCTCAGTGAAGCAGACAAAGTG ACGTGGCAATTTTTCCAAGAGCACATTGAA CGTCAGCGTGAGGAGCTAGGTTCAATGACAGTACAAGAGCGACGGGCTGAACAGTTAATGAAGCGCGTTACCCGTGACGTGCATCGCCTGAAACGCAACCACCCTAATGCCCTTAGCACTTCCTTTAG ATTGGGACAAAGTAGATTG AGAAAAGCTGGCGTACATTACCACAGTGAACATGCAGGTCCCCGTGATTCCAACAGATAA